The following coding sequences lie in one Myxococcus xanthus genomic window:
- a CDS encoding DUF1751 domain-containing protein yields the protein MRPMRSFGGGGGGMGLPGLETTASKLAVALVAGSVMFHLTKSQSGGLLLLFPDLVFGKLFLWQPLTYAFIESSPIGIIFGAIITWSIGGYLESVWGGRRLLMVVLGIAVSAGLITSLLAMLVPGATVQAYAGGNVMTSVLWVSYGLTIGRGQTNFWGLPLSGNALAGIGAGFVVLSAVTSGWQTQVPDLLGLCMAFAYVRGANPRKLWLHLQHWRLQRQLKGRSKHLQVVRQDRPDRDQYLN from the coding sequence ATGCGACCGATGAGGAGCTTCGGAGGCGGGGGCGGCGGCATGGGTCTGCCCGGCCTGGAGACCACGGCGTCCAAGTTGGCGGTGGCGCTGGTGGCTGGCTCCGTGATGTTTCACCTCACGAAGTCGCAGTCGGGTGGCTTGCTGCTGCTGTTCCCGGACCTGGTGTTCGGGAAGCTCTTCCTGTGGCAGCCGCTGACGTACGCCTTCATCGAGTCCAGCCCCATTGGCATCATCTTCGGCGCCATCATCACCTGGTCCATTGGCGGCTACCTGGAGTCCGTCTGGGGCGGCAGGCGCCTGTTGATGGTGGTGCTGGGCATCGCGGTGAGCGCGGGCCTCATCACCTCGCTGCTGGCCATGCTGGTGCCCGGCGCGACGGTGCAGGCGTACGCGGGCGGCAACGTCATGACGTCGGTGCTGTGGGTGTCCTACGGACTCACCATTGGCCGGGGGCAGACGAACTTCTGGGGCCTGCCGCTGTCGGGCAACGCCCTGGCGGGCATCGGCGCGGGCTTCGTCGTGCTGTCGGCCGTCACCAGTGGCTGGCAGACGCAGGTGCCGGACCTGCTGGGCCTCTGCATGGCGTTCGCCTACGTGCGTGGCGCCAACCCGCGCAAGCTGTGGCTGCACCTGCAGCACTGGCGGCTGCAGCGTCAGTTGAAGGGCCGCTCCAAGCACCTGCAGGTGGTGCGGCAGGACCGGCCGGACCGGGACCAGTACCTCAACTGA